The DNA segment GCTCTTCTGTCCAGGGCCTTCAAGCAGCTGAGCATGCCTATGGCTGCAGCACACATAACATACAGCTCCTACTGGAGACATTGCTAGAGCCGTCTCCATATCCTGTGTTCTGAAACTGCTCGGCACTCGGCTTGCAACAGTGCTATAGCTTGGTGCAACTCTTTTAAAGTGATTTTAAAACGACCTGCAGGTCATTCCGAACTGGAGCACCTCGCCTGGGTCCTGCTGGTTGTTTTCCATGTGTTTGTGTGGATGGTGTGATGGGGCATGAATTGCTCTAggccagcagaggcagtgcttgTGTACAGGCTATTGCAGATAGCATGGTCTAACTTGTACAGAtttctgtgaaaacaaaaatgTCTGCCTGAAAATCAGAACCCAGAATTTTAACTTAGTCTCACATGAACACCGAGGAGTAAGAATAATTCTAGACTGAGTGGTTTTTATCTTAACAAGAAGTTAGTGGCATGGACAGAATCTGCTAAGAAAGGACAGGCATGTGTGGCTTTGCCTTGGGTCCTGTGtcgcctgctgctgcagggagatgtaGGGATAGCATTTAATGGAAACTGAGATGCACTTTATGCATAATAACCATAAAAGGGTTAATGTGGAAGGTAGAGGTGATAGACACATTATTTTATTACAGTAATAGACTCACTGAGGACACATGCCATGATTGCTGTCACAGACCTGTAATTTGAAGATTACTGCTTGAAAACTCAGACAAAATGATTTTACAATCACGGGCCCATTAAAGGTTTAAGAATTGTCTGGTTAGATTAGGAAGAACTTAGTTGTGGAAAGCGCTGTGTGATTTATGATGCTACTCACAAAGCACACAGACGTGCACTGCAGGCTGCGTCTGCAGCACAGACAGGTCCCCTCCACGCTGCCTGCGGGGCCTTCTCACCTGCAGGGAGACTCGGTTTGCATtgatctgctgcctgcttctgggTCTTTAGCACGGCAGAAGGATGTATTTTAGCATCCAGGTCGCTCAGCCTGAGCAGGCAAGACGTGATACTATTGATCCTCAGGCCAGTCATCCATTAGGCATCCATTAAGATCCAGAGTGATAGACAAATGTGAATTACAATTATTACAATTCCATCAAAGCTGCTGAGATAAGGCACAAGGCTGAGCTCAGTGAGGATGGCCTGGACCCCCAAGATATTGCTGGAGCCACACTTTGTGTTGTTGAAAGAAACGGGCCTGAAGCAATACCTCAGTGTGCTCAGAGATGTCCTTTGGTGGAGCTGTGGCGTTCCCAGGCATTAGAGCACTTAGCCCCTTGTCCCACTGTTCTGACAGTTTGTCACCATTGCATCAGCAAAGGGGAACCTGGGTCTGTGCTTCGCCTTTAGTGTGCTCTCTGTACTCAACAGGACTGCTTCCTGCAGGTGCCTCAGAAAGCAGCTGTCATCTCTGCTACCCAGAAATAGTTTTGGCCTGGCCTGACATTTTCTCATCCATTTCTGCCTTCCCTTTCTTAACTGGTGTTTCCCATATTATAATTCCACCTTTTTCTCTATTTCCCAGGCCAAATCTGACTCCAAAACTTTCTGCTGAGTGGCTTAATTTTAAACAAGGTATGGTGCCAGGAGCACGACTCTGTGGAATGGTTTTATCGTAGGCATGTTTGAAAGTATTTAAGTGAGCTGTGTTTTAAAATTACACTTAGGAGCTTACAGCCAAGGGAGGATCATGGTTCTAATTGATATATTTCAAGTGCAGGGCACCCCAGGCACATTCAATGTGCTTTTCTCCCATGTTTTAGCCCTACAGGCAGCTGGTTAGAACTGTGCAGTTGCTTGCCTTGATGTATAACAAATACCTGAAATATGTGTGCCTGGGTGTGCATCACATGGGCGTTTGGGAGGAGAACCCTGATGATGTACACAGCTGGGTGagttccctgccatgggcccaAGAAGCCCAGTTCCTGCCATGGCTGctcactcccctcccagcagACACCTGTGTTCTTACTGAGCTTGTTCACATCCTGCAGGTGCTCATTTCTGACCTGGCTTTGGACAGGACCTGAGCTAATCCTGGCTGCTGCGCTCAACTTTCACTATAGCATAGCAGAGGTGATTTCTGGTGTTGCATCTCTTCTGTGAGAGTCTCACTCCTGGGGTGTGTGTACTGCTCAAAGGTGGTGTTCACCGTCAGCAAGCACCTCACCTGTACCCCAGCATCCCAGTTCCTCTTATTGCTGTCTCTTGCTTTTCTTGCTCTGCCTCAGGAATGTCGCACTTTCAACGCAGTCATTCCACCATCTCTGCTCAGACGGGAGAGCAGAACCTGACCCTAGTTTCTGTAACTGAGCTGGTACCCTGCTACACCGCACCCTGGAGGGGACAGCAGCTGTGCCTGCGAGTGCCTGCGTGTCAGCCCCAGTTACACCTTCACCTTGGGTGGAAACCCCTTCCAGTATGAATTTTATTTGGAAAATGCATCTCTTTTGTGTGAAGCTGGGCACAATAACCTATGTTATTGTTTTGTGATGTTGATTTTACCAATCGATACTTAATTTCGTGGTCAGAGAGTTCTCATTGTAAACACCCCAACTGCAGGTCTGGTCTCTCATGACAGAATGCAAGGATGCCACCTTTGGAGGCATGCAGGGATTTTCCTCTTTACAGAGAAATGCAGCAAGACCTCATCTTTGCCCTGGAGCGTTAAGCCGCATCCTGTAGCACAGCCCTCGTCCGTGTAGGTTAAGAAAAGGTGCTGGCACGGTTTTCTGTCGTCGTTGCTATCTGTAGCTCAACTGTtgggctgctcagagggctgtagcCCTAATGTCAGAGCTGCGTGGCAGCACCGTtggggctttgctgcttggAAGAGAGATGCTGTGGCACCAACAGAGGCGCTTGTACAAGAACTCAAGGAAAAGATGAGGAAATAGGTGAGGCAGAAGTGCTTCCTTTTAGCACTTCGTCTCCTGAGCACAAGTATCTTTCATCTGTCACTCTTGCTGTTCTGCTCCTGAAGTTCCCTTAACTTTGTTGTCTTGCTGCAGACACACGAGACTGCTTGCAGTGGAGCAAGGTGGTTTTACGTTCCTCGCACCCAGCCCAGTTCTGCTGACTTGCTGTGGATACAGAACCTTGCTGGTATGACCAGACGGCTTCAGGTGCACACTCAGCAGGGCCGGGAAGGCTCTGCGTCCCATCCCTTAAGACCAGTGGCCCGCAGCATGACTCGGCGGAAGGGGAGAGCTCCGGAGACGGTCTCGTTCCTGAGgaggctcctgcccctgctcaccTTTCGCGCGTTCCCTTTAtcgagctgcagaggaggcagctccGACAGCCGACCGCCCGAGCCCTCGCTGCCGCCCACAGCACAGcgccaggagctctgcagaggggccgAGGCGGCTCACCCGCGCTGGACGCGGCGGCCGGGGGCAGCTCCGCCCGCCCCCGCGCGGCGAGGCCGCTTCCCCGGGCGGGGGGACCCGGCAGGCCGCGGCGGTGTAGGGCGCGGCCTCCTACCATGGGGCCGCGGGCTCCCCGCAGGCCGCCTGGAGCAGGGGGCGACCCCGCTGGGCGCTGCGCCGCACGCCCCCGGCCCGGCGGGGGTGCCGGGCCTCGCAGCGGAGGGGGCCGGGGCGCGGTGGCGGGGGGGGCCCGGTGCTTGACAGGAAGCTCGGCGGTGCGCGGGCGGGCTCGGCCCTCGCCTTCCCTTCCGCCGGGGGCCGCGCTCCTTCTGCGCCGCCCGCCGGAGCGCTCAGGTGTGCGCGGCGGGGCGCGGAGCGGGTGGCGCTGCCCGCGTCCCCCGGCCCGGCCGCTGCGGCTGCACGGCGGACCTGTCACGTGGGGCGGCGGCGGAGCGGCGGCAGCGCCGCTGCTGCGGTCTGTCCGCCTCCACCTGCCCCGGAGTGGGGAGCGCGGCCCGGCCATGGGACTGCGGCGGCGGGAGCCCGCGCCGCTCCCGGCCCCCTCGCAGGTGCGGGCATCGCGGGCCACCCGTGCCGCCGGCTCCTACGGCTCGGCGTAGCGGCTCGGCCGGAGCGGAGCTGCCGCGGTTCTCCCCCGCGCTGAAGGGCAGGCGGTGGCGACCCGACATGGAGAAGACAGCGGCCGTGGAGCTCCGGCAGGGCGCGCTGGTGCCGCTAACGGCCATCTGCCTGGGTGAGTGCTGGCCCGGCCGCTCCCCGCCTGGCGGGGCATGTCCGGGCACGGCGGTGGGGAGCACGGGCACCTGCGTCGGGGCTCCCGGGCCCCCTCGTCCGCTACGGGAAGTTACCGGAGGAGGGCGAAGAGGGAGATAGCGGGACGAGACGCCGCCGCACCAAAGCGGCTCAGCGCGTCCTCCTCTTGCCCCTGGCTTCCTGACGAGGAGGGGAGGATGGGGGTGGGCTACGCGGCCGCGGGTCCCGCGGGGGGCCTGGTAGGTCGCGGTGCCAAGCGTTGGAGAGGCCGAGAGGAAATCAGCGTTTCGCCTTTGTTTCTAAAGCCGTGTAACGCTTTAGGCAGAAAGTTTGACCATCATGGGGGCCTTCGCCGGACTTTGCGGTCCGCTGAAACGCCGTGCAGGCAGAGGCTCCCGGGCCAGTTACGAAACTGCCCCGGGTGCCATCTCGCCTGTCTGCGCTCGGTCGTGGTTCTCGCCTGCCTCTCACTTCTGAGTGGCAGGGTGGAAGAACATTATCCCCTCCGTGCCTCTGCCATGTTttgctctccttcctccctcctgcttgGAGCTCACCGCGCTGCTCGCAGCAGGTGCTCGGCCATGGCAGCGTGGTGCGGCGCGACTAGGGCCGGGCTGTCAGCCTTGCCTGCCGGGGAAGGGCTTGTTGGCTCGGAGAAGCTTTGTCGCTTGTGATCGCAGCGAGCGTGCGGAAGGCCCCGCGTGTTTAACGGGCACGTAGAACCCGGGGCTTAGCGAGCGGAGCTCTGTCTGTCCCGCTCCTGCCTGCCGCCGCCGAGCCAGGgctgccccagctctcctgacAGCTCTTTGGTAAACTCCTCCAGCTAGAACGTGCTAAAACCACAGCTGTTTGCTAATAAAGTGGGATTTTTACAATCCCAAATGACAGTTACTATTCGTTACATAAATGGTCAGAAATGTGTATCTGTGGCCAGGCTGTTAATTCTGGTTTTGTAAAAGCGtcttggtttgttgttggttgttgttttgggttggtttgtttgttttctagcATGTTGCTTGCCTAGAGAAATGTGGGAAGTTGAAGATTAAAAGCTACTCTGCTTCAGATGTCCCTTTCTTAACGGAAGTGCAGTGCAAGAATCATCCCTTCTGCTAGTGCAGAGCCTTGGAGGGATGTCAGAGGTCTGCACAGCATGAGGACAGTGTCTGCTACCTGGGTTATTTAAAGTTAAAGATACAAATTTCTGTCATCTCTGAATTTCTTGGGGATTTTGTTCTGGCCCAGTCATCTCTTTGGTAAAGCTATGTTGTTTAGCAGAAAGAATGGCTATTATTAAAATGACTACTAAGATAAAAAAGATTTTATGAACCCCAGAGTTTAAGTGAAAACACTTCTTGTACTTAGCTGTGAGTTGATGCCAGGTTGAAAGGTTAGCAGACTTCTACTTTCTGTGATTCCTAGAATTTCATTGTCTGGCTCTTCTTTTCAGCTGGAATGTTATTTCTATTCCTTGCACAATTGACAGTAGTGGAAGTTGAGAAACGTGAGAGGTAGGAAGCTTGTAAGGTATTCTGCTTGAGTGAACCCTTAAGGATATAATGCTGCTGCTTTAGCTAATTTGACATTTTACTTCTTGCTTGCCTGTCCTTTCCTTCTGGTCTTGTTTTTGATCCCTGCTTCTTGCCATTCTTTTCTTTTACATTTTGATTTCCTTAGGCTGCGTGCAGCATTTCGTGTCTGTATCAGTGCACTGACACTGACCGTTGCTCTTTTTGACCTTGTCTGTAAACTGCTGCTCCAAGACTGTGATTGAGTTTATTGCAACTGTTCTATCATGAggccattttgtttctcattctTGATAAATCTTGTAGGGCATAGAAAATTATCAGATAGGAAGAAACCAAAACAGTGAAGCTGGTATTTCCTCCTAACTGTGGGGGAAGGTCTGGTAGCTGTCACTTGGTTTGGAGGTGCCATGGTGCAAGTTTCGATCCAAATAACTGCTTTTCTAGCTGAAAAGCTAACCCTAGGAATTACTTAGCAATCCAAATGAGTGCACAGTGAGTTTCTTACATGGAGGTGAAGCCAGCTGAACCACGTTTGTTTTATTCTGGCTTTCCACAACACTTAAGAGAAATGTCACCTAGAAAATGTTGTAATATACCTGTCTTTATTTTGACAAGACTTTGTTCTGATAAGAGACAAGAAAGCAGCAGCGAAtagctgtcctttcttctgGGCCTTGGATGGATTTGGGAGGTGTGCGCTTCAAAAAATGTTGGTTTGCAGCATTGTTGTCGTTTGGTTTGATGGTCCTGAGTGAGACTGAGTGAGGAAAACAGATGCTGGGAACTGTAAGCATATTCAGTTGCTGGGGAAGGTACCTGATGTGAAAGTTAGACTTCATTTCGAAGAACTGTTCTTGACTGCTGACTTGCTGGTGTACAAGAGTTTGAAAACGAGAGCAAAGAGCTTGCAAGAGCAGCCAAGAGATGTTTCGCACTTGCAGAGCTAAATGAACAGTTTTGAGGGTTGTCTTTCGTGGGTATTTGCGAGGTCTGGTGTacaaagctgcctgcagctctgcctcagaTAGGGCTCTGTGCTTCACAGTCCTCAGAAGGCAGTAAGGTGACTTTGAGTCAGCTAACTCCACTCTATCGCAGCTCTTGTCTTCATGCTGTTTATTTCCATTTAAAGGGCATAGgaagcccctcagcagccatGAGGGTGCCTCTGTTTGGGAGCTTGTCTTCTGTTACAGCCGTCATGTAGGAAATGTGGAGAAAGATTGCAGCGTGGTAGTACAGACCTGGGCATTTCCATACAATGCACCTTCAAGCTCGttcagctgtggtgctgctggtggcacagagTGTATTCATGTACTTTCTTTGGACAAACCACAACGTTTTCATTGTCATGAAACTAAATTTGTGACTTAATCATGGGTTAATTTCTTCTTGTCTTTATGACTGCGTTACCATGGTTACAAGAATAGCAGTACTTCAGTACCCTGTCAGAAAACATGTTGCTGTTCTTGCTGCGGTCCAAGGTTTGTCACACGTGGACATGCTGCTGTCACAGAGAAagagcccctgcagcccagctacGGCCTGCCGCGGGGTGGTCTGTTGCTGCTCGGTGTGcctgctgacctgctggagccagctggtgCTGTAGAACAAAGGAAACCAGGACAAGGCACGTTAATGATGTTGGTAAAGTCAGTGCAGTTAAGGTGCACAGTAACGCAGCCTATGCCTGCTGAAATGGCCATCTGCCTTCAGCTGTGGGAGCTCTTCCTTCGGCCACTTGTGCACATCCAGGTGGAGGGCAGGGAAAGACTGATTTGGacacctggactgctgcagttcagcagtagccctgacccagcactgatgggAAGCTGTGACTGGGACCAAACTGCCAAGCTGGGGGATCCTTTTAACTTCTCTTTTTCTGCTCCTTCCGTGCTAGTTGCATTTTGCCTTTGTACTGCTTGGAGTTATGTCAGAAGGTGGTCAGGGCAAGGATCACTGTTTTGTGATGTGTTTGGGCAGTGTCTAAGCCAATGGGGGCCTGCACTCGTGCTTGCTTCTCTGAGACATAAATAGTGTTGTCAGAAGCTTCCCAAGTGACTGTTGGGAACAGGGAcagttctcttcctctcttctgctGTTGTTCATTTTCTCATGATGTTTTTTACTTGCCAGCAGATTGACTGTAAAAAGATTTAGGACATAACACATGCAAAATAAAGCCAAAGCAAGTGCTTGGGCTGGGGTGTAGTAAATTAAATTTTGGTAAGCTTTTAAACATTTCTAATTCCTTTAAACAGATGCCATTTTATTAATAGTTTTTCTTTGTAGATTCTAGAATACTGCTGTAATGAGAGCAGTTAGTGAAATATGTTGTAACTGTTGGAAAAGTGTCTTAAAGCACGTATGGAGGTGGAACTACCTGTTGATGCAGACCTCTGGAGCAGCACTGACACAGGAGAGATTTTTTTGGCAGTCACAGCTCTTAGCAGATCACTCCAGTTGTGTATACTCTTGAGAGGAGAGTGAAGAGTATCCAAGACTTAATTTGTAAGTCGTTTGTGAGTGGCAAacagcacctcctgtgctgccttttGCCAGTGGTTATCTTTGGTTGGAAGGTAATCAGGTCAGCTTTAGCAGTTTGGTTTCAAGGTGACATACGCCTGAAAGGACTGAACTTTGTTTTGGTCAGAGCAGACATAGTTAAAGACGATCTCAATGGTTATTTTCTAGCTTTAAGCGGGTGAAGTGACTAACTGTGATGGTGAATGTTGTAGTGTGATT comes from the Pogoniulus pusillus isolate bPogPus1 chromosome 20, bPogPus1.pri, whole genome shotgun sequence genome and includes:
- the LOC135184275 gene encoding uncharacterized protein LOC135184275, whose product is MSLTEPEAGSTLPGSRSWLTSPALRTVCTPSKLFVLSLGGSSNARPCLRPVTELFTEQMSNKVLKKRKGRKPVKTHETACSGARWFYVPRTQPSSADLLWIQNLAGMTRRLQVHTQQGREGSASHPLRPVARSMTRRKGRAPETVSFLRRLLPLLTFRAFPLSSCRGGSSDSRPPEPSLPPTAQRQELCRGAEAAHPRWTRRPGAAPPAPARRGRFPGRGDPAGRGGVGRGLLPWGRGLPAGRLEQGATPLGAAPHAPGPAGVPGLAAEGAGARWRGGPGA